In a single window of the Mesoplodon densirostris isolate mMesDen1 chromosome 16, mMesDen1 primary haplotype, whole genome shotgun sequence genome:
- the NUBP1 gene encoding cytosolic Fe-S cluster assembly factor NUBP1 isoform X2, with protein MEEVPHDCPGVGSAQAGRGASCQGCPNQGLCASGAGAAPDPAIEEIKEKMKTVKHKILVLSGKGGVGKSTFSAHLAHGLAEDENTQVALLDIDICGPSIPKIMGLEGEQVHQSGSGWSPVFLEDNLGVMSVGFLLSSPDDAVIWRGPKKNGMIKQFLRDVDWGEVDYLIVDTPPGTSDEHLSAVQYLAAAHIDGAVIITTPQEVSLQDVRKEINFCHKVKLPIIGVVENMSGFICPKCQESQIFPPTTGGAEVMCQDLKVPLLGKVPLDPRIGKSCDKGQSFLVEAPDSPATLAYRSIIQRIQEFCSLRQPKGENLVGS; from the exons ATGGAGGAGGTGCCTCACG ACTGTCCCGGGGTCGGCAGCGCCCAAGCAGGTCGAGGGGCCTCATGTCAGGGGTGCCCCAACCAGGGACTCTGCGCTTCTGGAGCTGGTGCCGCTCCGGACCCGG CcatagaggaaatcaaagaaaaaatgaagaccGTGAAACACAAGATCTTGGTGTTGTCTGGGAAAGGCGGCGTTGGGAAAAGCACATTCAGTGCCCACCTGGCCCACGGCCTAGCGGAAGATGAAAACACACAG GTGGCTCTTCTAGACATTGATATATGCGGGCCGTCGATTCCCAAGATCATGGGATTGGAAGGAGAACAG GTTCACCAGAGTGGCTCGGGCTGGTCTCCAGTG TTCCTGGAAGACAACTTGGGGGTGATGTCGGTGGGTTTCTTGCTCAGCAGCCCCGATGATGCCGTTATCTGGAGGGGACCAAAGAAAAATG GCATGATCAAGCAATTCCTCCGAGACGTGGACTGGGGCGAGGTGGACTATCTCATCGTGGACACGCCACCCGGGACGTCGGACGAACACCTCTCGGCTGTGCAGTACCTGGCCGCCGCGCACATCGATGGGGCGGTCATCATCACCACGCCGCAG GAGGTGTCGCTCCAGGACGTCCGGAAAGAGATCAACTTCTGCCACAAGGTGAAGCTGCCCATCATCGGGGTGGTGGAGAACATGAGCGGCTTCATCTGCCCCAAGTGCCAG GAGTCTCAGATATTCCCGCCCACGACTGGGGGTGCGGAGGTCATGTGCCAGGACCTGAAGGTCCCGCTTCTCGGCAAAGTGCCTCTGGATCCGCGCATAG gtaagaGTTGCGACAAAGGACAGTCTTTTTTGGTTGAAGCACCAGATTCACCAGCCACTTTAGCCTACAGAAGTATAATTCAGA GAATCCAGGAGTTCTGTAGTCTGCGTCAGCCAAAAGGGGAGAACCTCGTAGGCTCCTGA
- the NUBP1 gene encoding cytosolic Fe-S cluster assembly factor NUBP1 isoform X1 — MEEVPHDCPGVGSAQAGRGASCQGCPNQGLCASGAGAAPDPAIEEIKEKMKTVKHKILVLSGKGGVGKSTFSAHLAHGLAEDENTQVALLDIDICGPSIPKIMGLEGEQVHQSGSGWSPVFLEDNLGVMSVGFLLSSPDDAVIWRGPKKNGMIKQFLRDVDWGEVDYLIVDTPPGTSDEHLSAVQYLAAAHIDGAVIITTPQEVSLQDVRKEINFCHKVKLPIIGVVENMSGFICPKCQKESQIFPPTTGGAEVMCQDLKVPLLGKVPLDPRIGKSCDKGQSFLVEAPDSPATLAYRSIIQRIQEFCSLRQPKGENLVGS, encoded by the exons ATGGAGGAGGTGCCTCACG ACTGTCCCGGGGTCGGCAGCGCCCAAGCAGGTCGAGGGGCCTCATGTCAGGGGTGCCCCAACCAGGGACTCTGCGCTTCTGGAGCTGGTGCCGCTCCGGACCCGG CcatagaggaaatcaaagaaaaaatgaagaccGTGAAACACAAGATCTTGGTGTTGTCTGGGAAAGGCGGCGTTGGGAAAAGCACATTCAGTGCCCACCTGGCCCACGGCCTAGCGGAAGATGAAAACACACAG GTGGCTCTTCTAGACATTGATATATGCGGGCCGTCGATTCCCAAGATCATGGGATTGGAAGGAGAACAG GTTCACCAGAGTGGCTCGGGCTGGTCTCCAGTG TTCCTGGAAGACAACTTGGGGGTGATGTCGGTGGGTTTCTTGCTCAGCAGCCCCGATGATGCCGTTATCTGGAGGGGACCAAAGAAAAATG GCATGATCAAGCAATTCCTCCGAGACGTGGACTGGGGCGAGGTGGACTATCTCATCGTGGACACGCCACCCGGGACGTCGGACGAACACCTCTCGGCTGTGCAGTACCTGGCCGCCGCGCACATCGATGGGGCGGTCATCATCACCACGCCGCAG GAGGTGTCGCTCCAGGACGTCCGGAAAGAGATCAACTTCTGCCACAAGGTGAAGCTGCCCATCATCGGGGTGGTGGAGAACATGAGCGGCTTCATCTGCCCCAAGTGCCAG AAGGAGTCTCAGATATTCCCGCCCACGACTGGGGGTGCGGAGGTCATGTGCCAGGACCTGAAGGTCCCGCTTCTCGGCAAAGTGCCTCTGGATCCGCGCATAG gtaagaGTTGCGACAAAGGACAGTCTTTTTTGGTTGAAGCACCAGATTCACCAGCCACTTTAGCCTACAGAAGTATAATTCAGA GAATCCAGGAGTTCTGTAGTCTGCGTCAGCCAAAAGGGGAGAACCTCGTAGGCTCCTGA